In a genomic window of Physeter macrocephalus isolate SW-GA chromosome 14, ASM283717v5, whole genome shotgun sequence:
- the NLRP1 gene encoding LOW QUALITY PROTEIN: NACHT, LRR and PYD domains-containing protein 1 (The sequence of the model RefSeq protein was modified relative to this genomic sequence to represent the inferred CDS: inserted 1 base in 1 codon; deleted 1 base in 1 codon; substituted 2 bases at 2 genomic stop codons) → METERELHNHLQRMHARDNVRQTHPSSLLYQALPSSPDHESPSQELPNDPTSTAVLRGWEPQHQPSAEPRKQEAPGTVLPLAETSGNSCTGKALLSFWKGVGEAKTWMGARLSWVPVTDACWQVPFSVLQVTGSLKELDLGGNFLSHSAVQSLCEALRCPRCHLETLWLAGCGLTAEGCEDLASGLSASQTLVELELSFNMLLDTGAEHLCQGLRQPSGKPRRLLLVSCGLTPGCCQDLASVLGSSPSLSELDLQQNNVDGLGMRLLCEGLTQPTCXLTLLWLDQTQLSEEVTERLGVLKEKKPQLLISRIQLKILGSGVILATRVPPVLHMCSAVSVKXLINQHIXGGKTSFSWKPSLTIPNEGPGGGGTSDNMSSLKRQRQESEGSAPQVAQVEPFCLSSPAPLGDLHTESLGTEDDFWGPTGPVATDVVDKERSLYRVHFPVASFYHWPNTGLHFVVRGPVTVEMEFCAWDQFLNRTFPQHSWMVAGPLFDIKAEPGAVAAVYLPHFVALQANYVDIPLFQVAHFTEEGMLLEKPARVAPYYSVLENPSFSPRGVLLRVAHAALHFIPITSTGLLYHHLHPEEVTFHLYLIPSDCSIQKAIDDEEKKFHFVRIHKPPPLTPLYVGSRYIVSGSEKLEIMPEALISPKEAVITCAVVGSMAVGVLLAS, encoded by the exons ATGGAGACGGAGCGCGAGCTGCACAACCACTTgcagaggatgcacgcacgtgacaatgtacgccagacac ACCCTTCCTCACTCCTTTACCAAGCTCTCCCAAGTTCCCCAGACCATGAGTCACCAAGCCAAGAATTACCCAATGACCCCACATCCACAGCAGTGCTGAGAGGCTGGGAACCCCAACATCAGCCCAGCGCAGAGCCCAGAAAGCAGGAGGCTCCTGGGACTGTGCTGCCACTGGCTGAAACATCTGGAAACAGCTGCACAGGTAAGGCCCTGCTGAGCTTCTGGAAAGGTGTGGGTGAGGCAAAGACATGGATGGGGGCCAG gTTGAGCTGGGTCCCGGTCACAGATGCCTGCTGGCAGGTTCCCTTCTCCGTTCTCCAGGTCACTGGAAGCCTGAAGGAGCTGGACTTGGGTGGAAACTTCTTGAGCCACTCTGCCGTACAGAGTCTCTGTGAGGCCCTGAGATGCCCTAGGTGCCACCTAGAGACCCTGTG GTTGGCCGGCTGCGGCCTCACAGCTGAAGGCTGCGAGGACCTTGCCTCTGGGCTGAGCGCCAGCCAGACCCTGGTGGAGCTAGAATTGAGCTTCAATATGCTCCTGGACACTGGAGCTGAGCACCTTTGCCAGGGCCTGAGACAGCCAAGCGGCAAGCCGCGGCGACTGTT ACTGGTCAGCTGCGGCCTCACGCCCGGCTGCTGCCAGGACCTGGCCTCCGTGCTCGGGTCCAGCCCCAGCCTGAGCGAGCTAGACCTGCAGCAGAACAACGTGGATGGCCTCGGCATGAGGCTGCTCTGCGAAGGGCTCACACAGCCTACCT AACTCACACTCCTGTG GCTGGATCAGACCCAGCTGAGCGAGGAGGTGACAGAGAGGCTGGGGGTCCTGAAGGAGAAGAAGCCTCAGCTGCTCATCTCCAGGATACA ACTGAAGATTCTCGGTTCTGGGGTCATCCTGGCGACACGG GTCCCTCCCGTCTTGCACATGTGCAGTGCTGTCTCCGTAAAATAACTCATCAATCAACATATTTAAGGAGGCAAAACCAGTTTCAGCTG GAAGCCAAGTCTGACGATCCCCAATGAGGGCCCAGGTGGAGGAGGGACGAGTGATAACATGTCCTCACTCAAGCGGCAGAGACAAGAATCAG AGGGAAGCGCCCCTCAAGTAGCACAGGTGGAACCCTTCTGTCTGTCGTCTCCTGCCCCCCTGGGGGACCTACACACGGAGTCTCTGGGGACCGAGGATGACTTCTGGGGTCCCACAGGGCCTGTGGCTACCGACGTAGTTGACAAAGAGAGGAGCCTGTACCG AGTTCACTTCCCCGTGGCCAGCTTCTACCACTGGCCCAATACCGGTCTCCACTTTGTGGTGAGAGGGCCAGTGACAGTTGAAATGGAATTCTGTGCCTGGGACCAGTTCCTGAACAGGACATTCCCACAGCACAGCTGGATGGTTGCAGGGCCTCTGTTTGACATCAAGGCTGAGCCAGGAGCTGTGGCAGCTGTGTACCTCCCTCACTTTGTGGCCCTCCAAG CGAACTACGTGGACATCCCCCTGTTCCAAGTGGCCCACTTCACAGAAGAGGGGATGCTCCTGGAGAAGCCAGCCAGGGTGGCGCCATATTACTCCGTCCTGGAAAACCCCAGCTTCTCGCCCAGGGGAGTTCTACTGAGGGTGGCCCACGCTGCTCTGCACTTCATTCCCATCACTTCCACCGGGTTGCTCTACCATCACCTCCATCCTGAAGAAGTCACCTTCCACCTCTACCTGATCCCCAGTGACTGCTCCATTCAGAAG GCCATAGATGATGAAGAGAAGAAGTTCCACTTTGTGCGAATACACAAGCCGCCCCCGCTGACGCCGCTCTACGTGGGCTCCCGCTACATCGTGTCTGGTTCGGAGAAGCTGGAAATAATGCCGGAG GCCCTAATCAGTCCTAAGGAAGCTGTGATCACCTGCGCTGTGGTGGGCTCTATGGCTGTGGGAGTGCTGCTGGCAAGTTAG